In the Nocardioides marmotae genome, TCCCGGTCCCCGCCCGATCGACGAGCATCGCCGGTCGGAGGATGAGCCAGTCGAGGTAGCTCTCGCTCACGGTGACATCCACCAGCTTCTTCACCGCGAAGTAGAACTCCTTGTCCTCGTCGAGATCATCTCCGCGTCCCGCTTCAGGAAGCACCGACAGCAACGCGAATCGGGGCACGTCTGCGAGGCGGGTCGCCTCGAGCGCCTTGACGACACCCTCACCGTCGATCTCGGAGGTGTCCTTCTTGGCGCCGCCGTTCGATCCGGCGGCGAAGACCGTGACGTGGACTCCACTGAGCATGGGTGCAAGGGCCTCAGCCGACATGTCGGCGAGCTCGCCGACCTGCGCGACCGTACCTCGGGCTGCCAGCCTGTCCCGCTGATCTGCGCGGCGCACGAGCCCGAGGACCTCGTCGCCGCGGTCGGTCAGGTTCCGTGCCAGCAGCCCCCCGACGGCGCCGCTGACCCCGATGATGAACACCCTCAACGTCTGCTCCGTTCCCCATCTCGATCGGCTGTGCCCCAGGCCCTCGCGCTGCTCCTGATCGTCGCGAAGTCCCAGACTCACGCGGCAGCCCGCTCGTTCGCATCAGGGAGAAATGCCTAGTCTCATCAGCCCACGCTCACCAGGAGCTTCGGACCGTGGCCGGGTGTCCGCGGGTTCAGGGGAGCTGGAGCTCTCGGAGCTGTCGTCGCGAGGTGATGCCCAGCTTGCGGAAGATGTTGCGCAGGTGGGCCTCGATCGTGCGGGGGCTCAGGAACAGCTGACCGCCGACCTCCCGGGAGGTCGCGCCGGTGGCAACCAGCCGTGCGATGTTCAGCTCGTGGGCGGTGAGGGCGTCGGTCGGCTGGACGGTCCGTTTGCGGGGATGCTCGCCGGTGGCGCGCAGCTCGCGGGAGGCGCGCTCCGCGAAGGCCTCCACACCCATGTCGGACAGCATCCGGTGGGCGGTACGGAGTTGCTCCCGTGCGTCCTGGCGGCGACCTTCGCGGCGCAGCCACTCCCCGTAGACGAGGTGGGCGCGGGCGAGGTGGGCAGCCATCCGAGAGCTGCCCAGCCGCTCGATCGCCTCGCGGTAGTGCTCCTCGGCGGCAGGACCGGTCGTGGTCAGCGCCCGCGAGCGCGCCGCCAACCCCAGCGCGAACTGCGTCCCACTGGCGCGCGCCCGGGAGTCGAGCTGCGCCAACGCCGCCTCCGCGCGCTCCGGCTCACCGGCACGGACTGCCGCTTCGATGAACTCGGGCAACGCGCTGCTGCTGTGCGGGAACTCGTCGTTCTCCCACGGTTGGGTCGCAGTGGCGAGCGCTTGGTCGTAGTTGCCCAAGCCGTTGTGCAGGTAGGCCAGCGAGACCTGGCTCGAGCCGACCGTGGTGCCCTCACCCCGCTTCGTCGCCTCCGCCAGAACAGCCTCGTTGAGGTCGGCGGCTTCGGTCTGTCGGCCGCGCCAGGCAGCCAGGATGAACCTGGCATTGGGCAGCGGCGGGGCCCCGGTCGCCCGGGAGATGGCATCCTCCTCCGAGAGGAGCTCACCGGCACGGGAGAGCTCGCCGGCCAGCACCAGATAGACCGCCATGGCATTGAGTGCAGCGGGAAGCGTGGACAGTGCGCCTGTCTCGCGGGCGAGCGGGACGGCGCTGCTGGCCAGGGCGCGGAACGACTCGTCGTCCCACAGCATCACCGAGACATGGCAGGCCAGCCAGAGCCACCGACCGTGGTCGGGGCGACGCCCCGAATCGTCATGCCGGAGAGCCTCGAGAGCTTTCTGCAGCGTGGGAACGCTCGCCTCATAGCCTTGCGTGAACCTCAGGGTCAGTCCGTCCAGCAGCAGATCCACCGGCCGGAGGGGCGTGGGCGGCGGAGGGGCGTCTCGGGCAGCCTCGGCCACCTCCCGCAACCCGCGGCCCCGTGCGGCGAGCCGACCAGCGTGGAAGGACGCCTCGAACGCCTGCACGTAGGCTTCTCTCGCGCGCGCGGCGTCCAGCGGCGCCAGCGCCTTGGCCGCCTGGAGAAGCATCGTCGGCTCGTCGCTCCCGCGCCTGGTGTGGAACGCGATCTGTGCGCGCAGCAAGTCGAGGCGGGCGCGTGGCAGGGCGTCCAGTGGCCCGGTGTCGGCGACGCCCAGCAGCTCCAGAGCCACGTCGGATGCACCGGCGTCGTGCTTGGCGTGCGCGGCCTCCAGTGCCCGCCTCGCCCGGGCGGCTGGCTCGGGGGTCAGCACGACGGCTTGCTGCAGGAACGCGGCTGCAGCGGCCAGCCCGCCCCGGGCAAGCGCCCGGTCGGCTGAGTGCTCCAGCTCCGCGGCGGCGTCCTCGTCGGTGCCCTGCACCGCCTGCGCCCGGTGCCAGGCACGCCGATCAGGGTCGAGCAGGGGGTCGGTGGCGGCGGCCAGCGCTGCGTGCGCGCGGCGACGGTCCGGCGGTGTGGCGGCCCGGTAGATCGCCGAGCGCACCAGCGGGTGACGAAACCGCACCAGGGTGCCGATCTGGAACAAACCAGCGGCTTCCGCCGGCGCGGCCGCGCCCGGTTCGATCCCCAGCCGCGCCGCAGCGCGCCACAGCAGCTCCACCTCGCCGGTCGGGTCGGTGGCCGCGAGCAACAACAGCAGGCGCGTCTCGGCAGGCAGGCCGGCCGATCGGCGTTGGAAGCTGTCCGCGACACGATGTGGCACACCGCGCACGTCGGGGAGCTCGAACCCGCCGGCCAGCTGTGCGGCCTGCGCGCTGCGGGGCAGCTCCAGCAGCGCCAAGGGGTTGCCGCACGCCTCGGTGACGATCCGCTCGCGCACGGAGTCGTCCAGCGGTGTGTGAAAAGCTGACGCCAGCAGCTCCCGGGCATCGGTCCCGCCAAGCCGGGCCAGGTGCAGTGCTGGCAGCCCGGCGAAGTGCTCGATGTCGGCCTCGTCGGAGTCGCGAACCGCGGCCATCAACCCCACCCGTTCGGCCTCCACCCGCCGCGCCACGAACACCAGCACCTGAGCGGACGCCTCGTCCAGCCACTGCGCATCGTCGATGAGGCACAGCAGCGGAGCCTCCTCGGCAACTTCGGCCAGCAGGTTGAGGGTGGCCAACCCCACCAGGAACCGGTTCGGTGCGACACCGTCGCGCAGCCCGAACGCCACACCAAGGGCGGCCTGCTGCGGGTCGGGCAGCGCGTCGGCGCGGCCCAGCAGCGGCGCGCACAGCTGGTGCAGGCCCGCGAACGCGAACTGCGTCTCAGGCTCCACGCCGACCGCGCTCTCGACCCGAAAGCCCGAGCGGGCCGCGGCTCTGCGGGCGTACTCGAGCAGCGCAGTCTTCCCGATGCCGGCTTCTCCGCGCACCACGAGAGCCCCGCTGCGCCCGCGCTGTGCCTGCGCCAGCAGCTGCTCGACCGCTTCGGTCTCCGTGCGCCGGCCGACGAGGTGGGTCACCTTCGCTCCCCTCCGAGGTGGCACCGGACCGGGTCATCCTCGCCTATGCGAAGCGGTCACGTCCAAGGGTGTGGTCAAGCTCGTCGATGTCGGGATGTCGCGGGCCACCGGCGATCCGGCCGCGACGATGACCCACGCCCGGGCCTTCCTGGGGACTCCTGCGTACCTCTCGCCCGAGCAGGGTGCGCGGTGAAACCGCGGATGCCCGTAGCGATCGGTTTCAGTGCGCACCAGAGTTCAGGTGCCGGACTAGGTGGGCGTCACCTACGCGAACCACCGAGTCGTCACTTCCCCTGGCGGTCGGGACGGACGACTGGCAATGACGTCAGGGGTTGTTGCCGACGCGAACGCGCGGCCACCCGGGCGAACCTGATGGGGCAGCACCGAACGGGCGCTGCCAGGTCCGCCGGACCCAGCCACCCGGGAACGGACCCACCCGCGACCGCAACGGTTCGTGGAGACGAAAGGAACCGCCATGACCGGCTCTCGCGTCATCGAGGTCGAACAGCTGAACGTCACCTACGGCGACTTCGGAGCCGTCCGCGACCTGTCCTTCCACGTCCAGCGGGGCGAGCTCTACGCGTTGCTGGGCACGAACGGAGCCGGCAAGACGTCCGCGCTGGAGGTGATCGAAGGTCACCGCCGGGCCACGTCGGGCACGGTGCGGGTCTTCGGCACGAGCCCGCAGGACCGGCGCGCCGTGCGGCCGCGGATGGGCATCATGCTGCAGGAGAGCGGCTTGTCCCGCGACCTGACGGTGGGGGAGTCCGTCGGCCTGATCGGCGCGTTGAGCGGAAGGCAGGACGACGTCGACCGGGTGCTCGCTGTCTCCGGCCTGACCCGCAAGAAGAGCACGATCGTCGCCCAGCTCTCGGGTGGCGAGAAGCGTCGCCTGGACTTCGCCACTGCCGTGTTCGGCGGGCCCGAGCTGGTCGTCCTGGACGAGCCCACGACGGGCCTGGACATCCAGTCCCGTGATGCGCTCTGGGCCGCTGTCGATCGGCTGCGCGACGAGGGATCCACGATCGTCCTCACCACCCATTACCTGGAGGAGGCGCAACAGCGCGCCGACCGCATCGGGGTCATGCACGAAGGCACGTTGCGGAGCGAGGGCACTGTTGCCGAGCTGACCCAGACCTTGCCGTCGATCATCAGCTTCGCGCTGCCCCCCGGCTCCCCGGAGCCGCCGATCGTGGGTGCGCTCAATGGCGCCTTCCATGTCGAGACCTTCGACCTGCAGGGCGACCTCTACCGGCTCCTGGACTGGGCACACCACGCGCGCGTGGAGCTGCAGGTGCTGGAGGCCGGCCCGACCCGTCTCGACGACGTCTTCCGCGCCCTCGACCATGCCTGAACCCACGAGCCGACGCCACCACGGCGACGCTGCGCCACGAAAGGGAACCACCGCCATGTTCGAGATTGCTCGCAGTGAGCTGATCCAGATGCTCCGGAACCGGCTGGTCCTGGCGACCGGACTGGCCATCCCGATCGCCTTCAGCGCCTACGCCATCCATCAGCACGAGACCTTCTCCGAGGTCGGAAGCCCCGGTTACCTCGCGGCGATCGTGATGTTCGTCGTGATGGCGCTCGGGCTCTACACCACGGCGGTGACGACGCTGGCCTCCCGCCGGCAGGACCTCTTCCTCAAGCGGCTGCGCTCCACTGCGGCGAGCGATCCGGACATCATCGCCGGTCTGCTGCTGCCGCTCACCGTCATCGCACTCGTCCAGGTGGGCACGTTCCTGGCCGTGTTCGGCGTGGTCGCCACCAGTCCGGCTCAGATCCCCCTGCTGGTGGTGGCGATCCTGACGACGACGGCCATGATGGTCGCCCTTGCGCTGGCCACCGCGGGACTCACGAACTCACCCGAGCACGCCCAAGTGACCACCCTGCCGGTGAGCCTGGCGTTGGTCGCCGTGGCCAGCTGGGTCGGGATCACGGGCACCGAGAGCCTCGGCTACCTCAAGCGACTTCTCCCCGGCGGCTCAGCCACCGAGCTCGTCGTCAACGCCTGGGGAGGCGGTGTCCCCCTCGCCGACTCGTTGCCCCTCCTGCTCCCCACGATGGGGTGGGTCGTCGCCGCCGTGGCACTCGCCGTCCGGCTCTTCCGCTGGGAGCCTCGCCGATGAGCGCGAAGCGAGTCCTCGAGGGACGTTACGAGGTGGGTGACCTCCTCGGGCACGGCGGCATGGCCGATGTCTACTCGGGCCGTGACCTCCGCCTGGGCCGCCGGGTTGCGATCAAGGTGCTCCGCAGGGACCTCGCCCAGGACCCACTCTTCCGGGCCAGGTTCCGGCGCGAGGCCCAGACGATGGTCGGTCTCTGCCACTCGGCCATCGTCTGCATCTTCGACACCGGGTACGAGGAGGTCGGCGACGACTCGGCTGGCACGGTTCGTGTCCCGTTCATCGTCATGGAGCATGTCGATGGCTGGTCCTTGCGGGAGCTGGTGAGAAGGGGCGGACTGACCCTCGAGAGGTCGGTCCGGTACCAGCTCGGGGTCCTGTCGGCGCTGGAGTTCAGTCATCGAGCAGGTGTCGTCCATTGCGACATCAAGCCGGCCAACGTGATGGTCTCGTCCGAGGGTGCGGTCAAGCTCGTCGACTTCGGCATCTCGCGCGCTCGCGGCGATCTCGCGACAACGGTCGCCCAGGCATACGAGGTCCTGGGCACCCCTGCGTACATCTCGCCCGAGCAGGCCCGCGGTGAGGCTGCGGACGTCTGCAGCGACCTGTACTCCGCAGGCTGCTTGCTCTACGAGCTCCTGACCGGTCGGCCACCCTTCGCCGGTGATCCGCTCTCGGTCGCCTACCAGCACGTCCACGACGAGCCTGTGCCGGTGCGCACGGGCTTCGCCGGGGTCGACGCGGTGCTGGTGAAGGCGCTCGCCAAGTCCCCGACCGATCGGTTCCAGAGTGCGCGAGCCTTCAGGCAAGCGCTCCAGTCCGCGGCGAAGGGCAGCGTCCATCCCGAAGGCATCGGCGCTCACCCGGGCGCGCTCGAGACCGACCTGCCCGCCGCACCCGTGCCGGGCCGCCACGCCGGCATGGCCATCGCCGACTGCTGATCGCCGGCAGATCTAGGAGAGAGGAACAGATCATGGGATTCATCACCGTCGGAGACGAGAACAGCACGCCGATCGAGCTCTACTACGAGGACCAGGGCGCGGGCCAGGCCGTGGTCCTCATCCACGGCTACCCGCTGAGCGGCCGCAGCTGGGAGCGGCAAGCCCGCGAGCTGCTCGTCGCCGGATACCGGGTCATCACCTACGACCGTCGCGGCTTCGGCCAGTCTTCGAAGGTGGGGTCCGGCTACGACTACGACACGTTCGCCGCCGATCTGAACACCGTGCTCGAGACGCTCGACCTCCGCGACGTCATCCTGGTCGGGTTCTCGATGGGCACCGGCGAGCTCGCTCGCTACGTCTCGCGGTACGGCCACCAACGGGTGGCGAAGCTCGCCTTCCTCGCCTCGCTGGAGCCCTTCCTCGTCGATGACGACGACAACCCCGGGGGCGTGCCCCGGGAGGTCTTCGACGGGATCGTGGCCGCGGCGAAGGGTGATCGCTACACCTGGTTCGCGCAGTTCTTCTCCGACTTCTACAACCTCGAGGAGAACCTCGGCGGCCGCATCAGCCAGGGGGTCGTGGACGCCAGCTGGGCCGTCGCCATCGGCAGCGCTCCGGTTGCTGCGTACGCCGTCGTGCCCTCCTGGATCGAGGACTTCCGTGCCGACGTCGAGGCGGTCCGTGCCAGCGCCAAGCCGACTCTGATCCTGCACGGCACAGCCGACAACATCCTGCCGATCGACGCCACGGCCCGGCGCTTTCGCCTGCTCCTCCCGGACGCCGAGTACATCGAGATCGAAGGCGCGCCGCACGGGCTGCTCTGGACCCACGCCGACGAGGTCAACTCCGCGCTGCAGTCGTTCCTCGGCTGACCGATGAGCGCACGCGAGGAAGAAGCCCCATGAGATCAACCGACACCATCGTCGACGCTCTCCAGGCCCAGGCCCCAGGCGCGAGGATCGCCCGGTCAGGGCCGATCCAGGTGGCCCAGGACCTGGTCACCTACAGCTGGACGCTCACCGTCGGTGACGGGCCTGCGCTGGCCACCGGACGCGACGTGCTCATCGTGCGCGATGACGAGGTCGTCAGTCTCCACGTCGTCGTCGATGCGCCGTGATCACCCTCGGAAGGACCGACACATGACAGACATCCAGGTCGTCCACGACCCCTCCCGCCTGCGGTACCTGGCAAGCATCGGTGACGAACCGGCCGGCTTCGCCGAGTACATCCTCACCGACGAGCTGATCGTCTTCACCCACACCGACGTCGACCCACGGTTCGAGGGCGAGGGTGTCGGGTCGGCCCTCGCCCGGTTCGCGCTGGACGAGACCCGCGCCGCAGGCCAACGCAAGGTCATGCCGCTGTGCCCCTTCATCAAGGGCTGGATCGGACGGCATCGCGAGTACGTGCCGATGGTGTACGGCGCGCCCGAGTCGACGGCCAGGGACTGACATGGATCGAACGCCGCCACAAGAAGGGACGCCCACATGACCAGGACGCTCACGGACAAGTCCGGTGCGACCGTGGAGGTCACGATCGAGATCGGCAGTCAGGTCAGCTCGTACACGGTGAGCCTCGCCGATGGATCAACCGTGGGCCGTGCCGACTTCGTTGATTCTCCCAGGACAGGCCATGACCGGATCTTCTTCCACACCGAGGTGGATGAGGCGTTCGGCGGGCGAGGTCTGGCGGGGCTGCTGGTCCGTGAGGCGCTTGCCGACAGCATCCGCAGGCACGTCACCGTCGTGCCGCTGTGTCCGGTGTTCGCCCGCCACCTGAAGATCCACGGGAGTGAGTTCACCGCTCAGGGCGGGGTGTTCCGCCGGCCGACCCCCGCGGACTTCGCCCTCGTCACACGGGTCGCACGAGGCGGAGCATGAAGGAGGCGGAGCATGAAGGAGGCGGGGCAGTGCAGTCAGTCATTCCCGACTACCTGACCGAGGTACTGGCAGATGTCGAGTCGGATGTCTCCGGCGAGCCGGCGGGCTACATCCCCGAGCTCGCGGCAGCCGATCCCGATCGGCTCGGCGCGGTCTTCGCCACCCTCGACGGCAAGATCTACGGTGCCGGCGACGTCGATACGGAGTTCACGATCCAGTCGATCTCCAAACCGTTCACCTACGCGCTGGCACTGGCAGATCGCGGCTTCGGCCCGGTGCTGGCCAAGGTCGGTGTGGAACCCTCGGGTGAGGCGTTCAACCAGATCTCCCTCGAGCGTGAGAGCGGGCGCCCCCTCAACCCGATGATCAATGCCGGTGCCATCACCGCGCACTCGCTGGTGGGCTCGCAGGAGCTCGATCCGGCAGGACGCGCGGAGCGTGTGGTCGACGGCCTGTCCGCGTTCGCGGGGCGGCGGCTGAGCATCGACGATGCCGTGTGCGCCTCCGAGATGGAGCACGCCCATCGGAATCTGGCCATTGCGCACATGCTCCGCAGCTACCACATCCTCACCGAGGACCCGAGGGGCGTCGTCGACGGCTACATCCGTCAATGCTCCGTCCTGGTCACCGTGCGGGATCTGGCGATGATGGCCGCCACCTTGGCCAACCGTGGAGTGAACCCCGTCTCGGGCGATCGGGTGATCGGCGAACGGGTGGTGCGTCAGGTGCTGAGCGTCATGGCCACCTGCGGGATGTACGACTCGGCCGGTGACTGGGCGACCCAGGTCGGCATCCCGGCCAAGAGCGGGGTGGCCGGCGGGTTGATCGGCGCGCTGCCTGGCCAGATCGGGATCGCCACGCTCTCACCACGGCTGGACGCCCACGGGAACAGCGTTCGCGGGGTGTCGTTGTTCGAACGCTTCTCCTCCGACATGGGTCTGCACGTGATGGAGGTACCGGCATCCGCGCCTGCGGTCGTACGTGCCAACCACGTGGTGGACGGCGGACGGCACGCAGTCCGTGTCATCGCGCTGCAGGGTGGGATCCGCTTCGCTGGAGCCGAGAGGATCGTGCGGGAGATCGTGGACGCCGCACCCGCCGAGATCAAGGTGGCTCTGGACCTCACCATGGTCTCTTCGATCGACGACGTGGCACGACGCATGGTGCTGGAGGTCGCGCGTCGGCTCACGTTGGACGGCCACGAGGTCTTCCTCGTCGATCCTGAAGCGCTCGTTCCAGATCCCGACCCCGGAGAGGGGGGCCGAGTCACCGTTGTCGAGGACCTTCAGCACGCCGTCCGTGGGCTCGTCGACAAGCATGAGCCGGGTCCTGGCTCGACGTCGGACAAGAAGCAGAGAGGGCCAGCGTGAGCAACGTCGAGCAGCACCCCGAGGAAGAGGTGAGCGCCGCAGAGCCGGCCGATCGTCCCGAGATCCTCGAGCCGCGTGAGGTCCCGTTGGGAGGTCAGCGAGCGTTGATGGTCCGGCGCACGCTGCCACAACGCGCGCGCAGCCTCCTCGGCGCATGGTGCTTCGCGGACTCCTTCGGTCCGACACCGGCATCCGCAGCGCGGACCATGGACACACGTCCGCATCCGCACACCGGACTGCAGACCGTCAGCTGGCTGTACGCCGGGAAGCTCGAGCACCGCGATTCCGTGGGCAGCCTGAGCTCCATCGTTCCCGGCCAGGTGAACCTGATGACCGCAGGGCGGGGCATCCAGCACTCGGAGGTCTCGACCGAGGACGCCCGAGGCCTGCACGGTGTGCAGCTGTGGGTCGCTCTGCCCGAGGCGCACCGATGGACCGAACCGTCGTTCGAGCACTACGTGCCGCCACCGGTCACGCACGGTGACGCCACCGTGCGTGTCTTCCTCGGTGACCTCCTCGGACAGTCGGCCCCGCTGACGACGTTCAGTCCTCTCGTAGCGGCACAGATCGATCTTCCTGCCGGCGGTGAGGTGCGCCTCCCCGTGAGCTCCGCCTTCGAGCACGGCCTGCTCGTCGACGCAGGGGAGCCGGCGCTGAACGGGATCGAGGTCGGTGCCGACCAGCTCTGCTACGTCCCTCCGGGATCTGGAGAGCTCGTCATCCGCGCGGGCGACGCCGCCGTGCGTGCGCTGCTCCTCGGCGGGGAGCCGCTGGGCGAGGAGATCGTCATGTGGTGGAACTTCGTCGGCCGGAGCCACGACGAGATCGTGGCCTTCCGTCGGGAGTGGCAGTCCGAGGTCATCGGAGGGGCCAACCCGTCCGGGCGATTCGGCGTCGTCAGGGGGTACGACGGTGACCCCCTGCCTGCCCCGGTCCTCCCGAACGCGACGCTTCACCCACGTCACTGACGAGACAGCCATGGCGGTCACGTTGCTCGACGGGCGCCGGCCGGCGGTGCACAGCCTCAACCTCCACGACGGGGTTCCGTCTCCGTGGTCGGCCGCGCCCGGCCGAGGGTCGCTCGCAACGCGTCGCGGCCGGGACGAGCCGTACGCGCTCGTCGGCGGGCCGTGACCCCGTCCGCCGGCCGCGGCGGGGCGCGTCCCTAGAGTGAGGGCCATGACGGCACCGGGCTCCGCGGACTGGCGGCGCTACGACCCGCCCGACCTGCCGCGCGTGCTCGACGCCGCATTGCAGTGCTTCGCCGAGCAGGGCTACCACGGCACGAGCATCCGCGACCTCGCTGCGACGGCAGGGCTCTCGGTGCCCGGCGTCTACCACCACTACCGGTCCAAGCAGGAGATCCTGCTCGCGCTGATGATGGCGGTGATGGACGAGCTGCTCGCGCGCAGCGAGGCGGCGCTGGCCTCGGCGCCGGACGAGCCGTCCGCGCGGTTCGACGTGCTCGTGGAGTCGCTGCTGCGGTTCCACATGTTCCGTCGGCAGCAGGCGTTCGTGGCGAGCAGCGAGATCCGCAGCCTGGCCCCGGAGAACCGCGAGGCGTACGTCGGCCGCCGCGACACCCAGCAGCGGATGATCGACGACGTGGTGACGGCGGGGGTCGAGGCCGGCGTGTTCGGCACGCCGTACCCGCTCGACGCCGCGCGGGCGGTCTCGACCCTGTGCGTCGGGGTGGCCTCCTGGTATCGCGAGGACGGCCCGCTCGCCCCCGACGAGCTGGTCGCCCGGCACCTGGTGCTGGCTCGCGGGCTCGTCCAGGCCTGAGCCGTCGTTGACGGGGGCGGTCACCCGCTGCCAAACTGACCGAGCGAGCGATCGGTCGGTCGCTCGCCAACGAGGAGGATCGACATGAGTGACCCCGCAGACCTGGTGGACCGGACCCGAGCGTTCGTGCGCGAGCACGTCCTGCCGGTCGACGACGCGCACGACGGCGACATCGAGGCCGCGGGCGGCGACGAGCTGCGCGTGAAGCTGCAGGAGCAGGCGCGCGCCGCGGGCGTCTTCGCCCCGCACGCGCCGGTCGACTGCGGGGGCCTCGGCCTCGGCATGGTCGAGCGCTCGGCACCCTTCGAGGAGGCCGGCTACTCGCTCCTCGGGCCGCTGGCGACCGGCATCGCCGCACCCGACGAGGGCAACGTGCACCTGCTCGCGCACGTCGCGACCGACGCCCAGCGGGCGACGTACCTCCAGCCGCTCGCGCGCGGCGAGGTCCGCTCGGCCTTCGCCATGACCGAGCCGGCGCCCGGCGCCGGCAGCGACCCGGCCGCGCTGCTCACCCGCGCGACCAAGGTCGACGGCGGCTGGGTGGTCAACGGCCGCAAGTGGTTCATCACCGGCGCCGACGGCGCGTCGTTCTTCATCACCATGGCCCGCACCAGCGGCGAGCCCGGCGGGGCCGGCGCCTCCGGCTCGGGCGGCGCCACGATGTTCCTGATGCCCGCCTCGACCGAGGGGCTCGAGGTCGTCCGGCACGTCGGCACCGTGGACCGCTCGATGATCGGCGGCCACTGCGAGGTCACCTACACCGACGCCTTCGTCCCCGACTCCGAGGTCCTCGGCGGGGTGGACGAGGGGTTCCGCTACGCCCAGGTGCGGCTCGGCCCCGCCCGGATGACCCACGTGATGCGCTGGAC is a window encoding:
- a CDS encoding pirin family protein; the protein is MSNVEQHPEEEVSAAEPADRPEILEPREVPLGGQRALMVRRTLPQRARSLLGAWCFADSFGPTPASAARTMDTRPHPHTGLQTVSWLYAGKLEHRDSVGSLSSIVPGQVNLMTAGRGIQHSEVSTEDARGLHGVQLWVALPEAHRWTEPSFEHYVPPPVTHGDATVRVFLGDLLGQSAPLTTFSPLVAAQIDLPAGGEVRLPVSSAFEHGLLVDAGEPALNGIEVGADQLCYVPPGSGELVIRAGDAAVRALLLGGEPLGEEIVMWWNFVGRSHDEIVAFRREWQSEVIGGANPSGRFGVVRGYDGDPLPAPVLPNATLHPRH
- a CDS encoding TetR/AcrR family transcriptional regulator yields the protein MTAPGSADWRRYDPPDLPRVLDAALQCFAEQGYHGTSIRDLAATAGLSVPGVYHHYRSKQEILLALMMAVMDELLARSEAALASAPDEPSARFDVLVESLLRFHMFRRQQAFVASSEIRSLAPENREAYVGRRDTQQRMIDDVVTAGVEAGVFGTPYPLDAARAVSTLCVGVASWYREDGPLAPDELVARHLVLARGLVQA
- a CDS encoding acyl-CoA dehydrogenase family protein → MSDPADLVDRTRAFVREHVLPVDDAHDGDIEAAGGDELRVKLQEQARAAGVFAPHAPVDCGGLGLGMVERSAPFEEAGYSLLGPLATGIAAPDEGNVHLLAHVATDAQRATYLQPLARGEVRSAFAMTEPAPGAGSDPAALLTRATKVDGGWVVNGRKWFITGADGASFFITMARTSGEPGGAGASGSGGATMFLMPASTEGLEVVRHVGTVDRSMIGGHCEVTYTDAFVPDSEVLGGVDEGFRYAQVRLGPARMTHVMRWTGAARRAHEVAVRHVTEREAFGSRLADLGMIQQMIADNEIDLAATRALLRTACEELDAGERASASTSIAKTFAGEALHRVVDRATQMCGGLGVSTELPVARIAREIRPFRIYDGPSEVHRWSIAKRAVRRVEKELG